One Campylobacter sp. RM16192 genomic region harbors:
- the glyS gene encoding glycine--tRNA ligase subunit beta, translating to MTKELIIEIGVEELPAIPFLKESGNVKEKWQDVLRENSLFSECEFYYTPRRIVFYHPDFKVKQDDGFSEFIGAPKQVAIKDGKFTQAAVSFANKCGITESELKFETINGKEVLYYKKPVAGRPSQELLGDMIEKFLLSLNFGKSMRWGDGKFDFIRPIRSFLVILGDEVVKFNKFDVDSGNSIYQHRSISYDKFSVKNAKDYFGSMSKIGVILDQEKRREKILKEFKDIEQKSGFDIEIDEDLLDEVVAITEYPTALMGEFEAEFLDVPSEAIITSMKENQRYFPVFKNKKLSNHFVVVSNAIADDYNLIIKGNEKVLRARLSDAMFFWQSDLKADFGPEKLKNITYLKELGSIYEKELRELKVVKALAKIYSNRLNSEVGARYEELLEIAVMLSKADLTTQMVYEFTELQGVMGYYYAKAKGESEFIANAIKEQYLPSGEKSECPNGIFSSVVALATKIDTLMGLFSVGKIPSGNKDPYALRRAANGIIKIILNEKLNFNLKEVLSSLANGYAKFDLKQLENFIFDRLYTFFDANASIIKACLASEKGDILAQCEAIKALYEISEKSDFRENFSTFKRLANIIKDENIGVVNESLFESEKERNLNSEFKKVVAKDSDFKERLDDLFALKSVIDSFFDKVMINVDDAKIRSNRIALIGQIYKEFLKIADIKEISL from the coding sequence ATGACAAAAGAGTTAATAATAGAAATTGGAGTTGAGGAGTTACCGGCCATTCCGTTTTTAAAAGAGTCTGGTAATGTCAAGGAAAAGTGGCAGGATGTTCTTAGAGAAAACAGTCTTTTTAGTGAGTGTGAATTTTACTATACGCCTCGTAGAATAGTTTTTTATCATCCTGATTTTAAGGTCAAACAAGATGATGGATTTAGTGAGTTTATAGGTGCCCCTAAACAAGTTGCCATTAAAGACGGCAAATTTACTCAGGCTGCGGTTAGCTTTGCCAATAAATGTGGGATAACCGAGAGCGAGCTCAAATTTGAAACAATAAACGGTAAAGAGGTTTTATACTATAAAAAACCTGTTGCCGGAAGACCTAGTCAAGAGCTTTTAGGTGATATGATAGAGAAATTTTTACTTAGTCTAAATTTTGGTAAGTCTATGCGCTGGGGAGATGGAAAATTTGACTTTATTCGTCCGATAAGATCTTTTCTTGTGATTTTAGGAGATGAGGTAGTTAAATTTAATAAATTTGACGTAGATAGCGGTAATTCTATATATCAACACAGAAGCATAAGCTATGACAAATTTAGCGTTAAAAACGCCAAAGACTATTTTGGTTCAATGTCAAAAATAGGCGTTATTTTGGATCAAGAAAAAAGACGCGAGAAAATTTTAAAAGAGTTTAAAGATATAGAGCAAAAAAGCGGATTTGATATAGAGATAGATGAGGATCTACTAGATGAGGTTGTGGCTATTACAGAGTATCCCACCGCTTTGATGGGTGAATTTGAGGCCGAGTTTTTGGACGTGCCAAGCGAGGCTATTATAACTTCAATGAAGGAAAATCAGCGCTATTTCCCTGTGTTTAAAAATAAAAAGCTAAGCAATCATTTTGTGGTAGTAAGCAATGCTATTGCGGATGATTACAACCTTATAATAAAAGGAAACGAAAAGGTTCTGCGCGCTCGTTTAAGTGATGCAATGTTCTTTTGGCAGAGTGATTTAAAGGCTGATTTTGGTCCTGAAAAACTAAAAAATATAACATATTTAAAAGAGCTTGGAAGTATCTATGAAAAAGAGCTAAGAGAGCTAAAAGTAGTAAAAGCATTAGCTAAAATTTACTCTAATCGCTTAAATAGTGAAGTAGGGGCTAGGTATGAGGAATTGCTTGAAATAGCGGTAATGCTAAGCAAAGCAGACCTCACAACTCAGATGGTATATGAGTTTACGGAGCTTCAAGGAGTAATGGGGTATTACTACGCAAAGGCTAAGGGTGAGAGCGAATTTATAGCAAATGCAATTAAAGAGCAGTATTTGCCAAGTGGTGAAAAGAGCGAATGTCCAAATGGTATTTTTAGCTCGGTAGTAGCGCTTGCAACCAAGATAGATACTCTAATGGGACTATTTAGCGTAGGTAAAATTCCAAGTGGCAACAAAGATCCATACGCATTAAGAAGAGCTGCGAACGGAATAATTAAAATCATACTAAATGAGAAGCTAAATTTTAATCTAAAAGAGGTTTTATCAAGTCTTGCAAATGGTTACGCAAAATTTGATCTAAAACAGCTTGAAAATTTTATATTTGACAGGCTTTACACCTTCTTTGATGCCAATGCCTCTATAATAAAAGCCTGCTTAGCAAGTGAAAAAGGCGATATTTTAGCTCAATGCGAGGCTATAAAAGCGCTTTATGAGATTAGCGAGAAGAGTGATTTTAGAGAGAATTTTAGTACATTTAAACGTCTTGCAAATATTATCAAAGATGAGAATATCGGTGTAGTAAATGAATCTCTTTTTGAAAGCGAGAAAGAAAGAAATTTAAATAGCGAATTTAAAAAAGTGGTTGCTAAAGATAGCGATTTTAAAGAGAGACTAGATGATCTGTTTGCATTAAAATCTGTTATTGATAGCTTTTTTGATAAGGTAATGATAAATGTGGATGATGCTAAAATCCGCAGCAACCGTATAGCTCTAATAGGTCAAATTTATAAAGAGTTCCTAAAAATCGCAGATATCAAAGAGATAAGTTTATAA
- a CDS encoding endonuclease/exonuclease/phosphatase family protein, protein MRKIILLCFSFILAIAAELSIATFNVENLFDAKNNGTEYQDFVIGKSQWNEKTAKVKFGNIKNIIKELNADIIALQEIENEEILKELMRATGYQYFAFSKDKRSPIGLGLISKIRPIETKIFKVPNVKTRDIVKVKFELDGHEFSLFVNHMPAQKNSLKSRESAFRSLKSAIQNDENVILLGDFNTPYGKESLLNDILISRNMVDLWQFMASDKRYSHINLRPIDHAVVSKQMVDGSGISYVNGSFEVYKQGKNVYSDHFPLKFKISTATKAKIQEKNIDDIFKNPKNTPFVISGVTVVYKDKKGFVIAKDGRGIYVYEPKNDDLVGSVMDVVINDVGEYKGMLEVKSLYVSKIYDKLMDPKLQMLGEERINEARAGDVIRSVSGEIKRGRLYTKYGDIRIYSSKGKMEDVKKAKFEAVKVVLYHNEPQIWIEK, encoded by the coding sequence ATGAGAAAAATAATTTTGCTATGCTTTAGCTTTATCTTGGCAATCGCAGCTGAACTTAGCATAGCTACTTTTAATGTTGAAAATCTATTCGATGCTAAAAATAACGGCACTGAATATCAAGACTTTGTGATAGGAAAATCGCAGTGGAATGAAAAAACAGCTAAAGTAAAATTTGGAAATATAAAAAATATAATTAAAGAGCTTAATGCCGACATAATCGCACTTCAAGAGATAGAAAACGAGGAAATTTTAAAAGAGCTTATGCGGGCTACAGGATATCAATATTTTGCCTTTTCAAAGGACAAAAGATCTCCTATCGGACTTGGATTGATATCTAAAATAAGGCCTATTGAGACTAAAATTTTTAAAGTTCCAAACGTAAAGACAAGAGATATTGTAAAAGTCAAATTTGAGCTTGATGGACATGAATTTAGTCTATTTGTAAATCATATGCCAGCTCAAAAAAATAGCCTAAAGAGTAGAGAGAGCGCTTTTAGGTCTTTAAAAAGCGCTATACAAAATGACGAAAATGTAATATTGCTTGGGGATTTTAACACACCTTACGGTAAAGAATCACTGCTAAATGATATTTTGATAAGTAGAAACATGGTTGATCTTTGGCAGTTTATGGCAAGCGATAAGAGGTATTCGCATATAAATTTAAGGCCTATTGATCATGCAGTTGTTTCAAAGCAAATGGTTGATGGCAGTGGAATAAGTTATGTAAATGGAAGTTTTGAGGTGTATAAACAGGGTAAAAATGTTTATTCGGATCACTTTCCTTTGAAATTTAAAATAAGCACTGCCACTAAGGCTAAAATTCAAGAAAAGAATATAGACGATATATTTAAAAATCCAAAAAATACACCTTTTGTTATAAGCGGAGTGACGGTGGTTTATAAGGATAAAAAAGGTTTTGTGATAGCTAAAGACGGGCGTGGAATTTACGTATATGAGCCAAAAAACGACGATCTAGTCGGCAGTGTAATGGATGTGGTTATAAATGATGTGGGCGAATATAAGGGTATGCTCGAGGTAAAATCTCTCTACGTCTCAAAGATATATGATAAGCTTATGGATCCTAAGCTTCAAATGCTAGGCGAGGAGCGTATAAACGAGGCTAGGGCGGGAGACGTTATAAGAAGTGTGAGTGGAGAGATTAAAAGAGGCAGGCTATATACCAAATATGGAGATATTAGGATTTATAGCTCTAAGGGCAAGATGGAAGATGTAAAAAAGGCTAAATTTGAAGCGGTTAAAGTAGTGCTTTATCACAATGAGCCTCAAATTTGGATAGAGAAATGA
- a CDS encoding tRNA (cytidine(34)-2'-O)-methyltransferase translates to MFNIVLLSPQIPQNTGSIGRMCVNANLTLHIIKPTVFDLSEKAVRRAGLDYWKILNPKIWENLDQFLEENAKFEDRFFYATTKSKKFYFDVKFQSGDFLFFGGESTGLPMQFMQKNFANAITIPMGKQGRSLNLATSVGIIAYEAIRQNIDKFEF, encoded by the coding sequence ATGTTTAATATAGTTCTGCTTAGCCCTCAAATTCCCCAAAATACAGGCTCTATAGGTAGAATGTGCGTAAATGCTAATTTAACTTTGCATATTATTAAGCCTACCGTTTTTGATTTAAGCGAGAAGGCAGTAAGGCGTGCAGGGCTTGATTATTGGAAGATTTTAAACCCTAAAATTTGGGAAAATTTAGATCAATTTTTAGAAGAGAATGCAAAATTTGAGGATAGATTTTTTTACGCTACTACAAAGTCTAAAAAATTTTACTTTGATGTTAAATTCCAGTCTGGAGATTTTTTGTTTTTTGGAGGCGAGAGTACCGGGCTTCCGATGCAGTTTATGCAAAAAAATTTCGCCAATGCCATTACTATACCGATGGGAAAGCAGGGTAGAAGCCTAAATTTGGCCACTAGCGTAGGCATAATCGCGTATGAGGCAATTAGGCAAAATATTGATAAATTTGAGTTTTAA
- the purU gene encoding formyltetrahydrofolate deformylase, with product MKKYILKIECQDEKGLIYRICDVVFKYHLNIETNNEFVDEDNNRFFMRASLVGNINTAEFIGTLEAFLPKGAIIECVEAAKKDIIILATKEAHCLGDLLIKHHSGELNANILAVIANREILRELVEKFNIPFHYVNSDDIERQEHEKRVLEAMSQYKFDYAVLAKYMRILSPNFVKHYPKKIINIHHSFLPAFIGANPYKQAYERGVKIIGATAHFVNDDLDEGPIISQDVINVNHEMSWQQMQKAGRNCEKSVLAAALDLALEDRLFVYKNRVVVF from the coding sequence ATGAAAAAATATATTCTTAAAATTGAGTGCCAGGATGAGAAGGGACTCATTTATAGAATTTGTGATGTGGTATTTAAATATCATCTAAATATCGAGACAAATAATGAATTTGTAGATGAAGATAATAATAGGTTTTTTATGCGAGCCTCGCTTGTAGGTAATATAAATACAGCCGAATTTATAGGCACACTTGAAGCTTTCTTGCCAAAAGGTGCGATTATAGAATGTGTGGAGGCTGCCAAAAAAGATATTATTATTTTAGCCACTAAAGAGGCGCACTGCCTTGGAGATTTATTAATAAAGCATCACAGCGGAGAGTTAAATGCCAATATCTTAGCGGTTATTGCAAATCGTGAAATTTTAAGAGAGCTGGTTGAGAAATTTAATATCCCTTTTCACTACGTCAATTCTGATGACATCGAGAGACAAGAGCATGAAAAAAGAGTGCTTGAAGCAATGAGTCAGTATAAATTTGATTACGCAGTACTTGCAAAATACATGAGAATTCTATCGCCAAATTTTGTAAAACACTATCCAAAAAAGATTATAAATATACACCACTCGTTTTTACCTGCATTTATCGGAGCTAATCCATATAAACAAGCCTATGAGCGCGGAGTAAAAATCATAGGAGCAACGGCTCACTTTGTAAATGATGATTTGGATGAAGGGCCGATTATCTCTCAAGATGTAATAAACGTAAATCATGAGATGAGTTGGCAGCAGATGCAAAAAGCCGGTAGAAACTGTGAAAAAAGCGTTCTTGCGGCAGCACTTGATCTGGCTCTTGAAGATAGGTTGTTTGTGTATAAAAACAGAGTAGTTGTCTTTTAA
- a CDS encoding CCA tRNA nucleotidyltransferase codes for MLKTGLIISKLNELNWARNLLRPYTKRAYIVGGSVRDIFLGKKITDFDIEIYDISPDKFDELMSQYGASGVGKSYFVYKLSGFDLSLPRMENKVGEGHKAFDVSYCNDEKSASMRRDFTVNSIMINIFDDKILDFWGGLDDIKKGVLRHIDDEKFFEDSLRVLRGIQFSARFDFKISQKTLNLMKTINLKDLSKDRISGEMLKLFNAKFQSTGAKYLYKLGLFKELFGLNLNKNQLIKFQKKLTSVRKFKKDQKEFLYLLREFGLQERVVKDLNLPNSFISVFREPFFKGRVSDKDLLRIAIKMPLRDWLGLNSASLVRRAKKFGIYDSRFEPLINIDEILRAGFKNEAIGAEILRRQNLAIDEFLKNKF; via the coding sequence ATGTTGAAAACAGGCTTGATAATCTCAAAACTAAATGAACTAAACTGGGCAAGAAATTTACTACGACCCTATACTAAACGTGCTTATATCGTGGGCGGTTCGGTCCGCGATATCTTTCTTGGAAAAAAAATAACTGATTTTGATATAGAAATTTACGATATCTCTCCTGATAAATTCGATGAATTAATGAGTCAATATGGAGCAAGCGGAGTTGGTAAGAGCTATTTTGTTTATAAATTAAGCGGCTTTGATCTTAGCTTGCCTCGCATGGAAAATAAAGTAGGAGAAGGACATAAAGCCTTTGATGTAAGTTATTGCAACGATGAAAAGAGCGCATCCATGAGGCGTGATTTTACTGTAAATTCTATCATGATAAATATCTTTGATGATAAAATACTTGATTTTTGGGGTGGATTAGACGATATTAAAAAAGGTGTTTTAAGGCATATTGATGACGAGAAGTTTTTCGAAGACTCACTAAGGGTTTTACGAGGAATTCAGTTTAGTGCCAGGTTTGATTTTAAAATTTCACAAAAAACACTAAATTTGATGAAAACAATAAACTTAAAAGATCTAAGCAAAGACAGAATAAGCGGTGAAATGCTAAAACTTTTTAATGCTAAATTTCAAAGTACAGGAGCTAAATACCTTTATAAGCTTGGACTTTTTAAAGAGTTGTTTGGCTTAAATTTAAATAAAAATCAGCTGATTAAGTTTCAAAAAAAACTTACAAGCGTTAGAAAATTTAAAAAAGATCAAAAAGAGTTTTTATATCTGCTTAGAGAATTTGGGTTGCAAGAGAGAGTGGTGAAGGATCTAAATTTACCAAATAGCTTTATCTCTGTTTTTAGGGAACCATTTTTTAAAGGAAGAGTGAGCGATAAAGATCTTTTACGTATCGCAATTAAGATGCCTTTAAGAGATTGGCTTGGGTTAAATTCAGCAAGCCTTGTAAGAAGAGCTAAAAAATTTGGAATATACGATAGCAGGTTTGAGCCACTTATAAATATCGATGAGATATTAAGAGCAGGCTTTAAAAATGAGGCTATAGGGGCTGAAATTTTAAGGCGACAAAATTTAGCCATAGATGAGTTTTTGAAAAATAAATTTTAA
- the leuB gene encoding 3-isopropylmalate dehydrogenase: protein MAKIYNIAVIKGDGIGSEIVDEALKVLDATSVKHGFELNYNFYLMGGAAIDIFGEPLPSETLNGALSSDAVLFGAIGGSKWDNLPRYKRPESGLLKLRKGLGAYANLRPAMIFDELVDASTLKPQVLQDVDFIVVRELTGGIYFGQPREKRDDSAFNTMVYYKFEIERIAKVAFDTAMLRKKQVCLVDKANVLETSQLWREVVNEVSKSYPEVKVDFMYVDNAAMQIVRNPRQFDVILTENLFGDILSDEASMVCGSIGLLPSASIGGKVGIYEPIHGSAPDIAGQGIANPIATILSAAMLLRYSLGEKEAANSIENAVKMALAEGYRTKDIADFGAKEICTTSEMGGIIAKFIGKQ from the coding sequence ATGGCAAAAATTTATAATATAGCGGTAATAAAAGGCGATGGAATAGGTTCTGAGATAGTAGATGAAGCTCTTAAAGTTTTAGACGCTACTAGTGTAAAACATGGATTTGAGCTAAATTATAATTTTTATCTTATGGGCGGGGCTGCTATAGATATATTTGGCGAGCCTCTGCCAAGTGAGACTTTAAATGGAGCTTTATCAAGTGATGCTGTACTTTTTGGAGCAATAGGCGGTTCAAAGTGGGATAATCTTCCTAGATATAAGCGTCCGGAAAGCGGTCTGCTTAAACTACGCAAAGGACTTGGAGCCTATGCGAATTTACGCCCCGCAATGATATTTGACGAGCTTGTAGATGCTAGCACTTTAAAGCCACAAGTTCTTCAAGATGTCGATTTTATTGTAGTTCGTGAGTTAACAGGCGGTATATATTTTGGTCAACCAAGAGAAAAAAGAGATGATAGTGCATTCAATACTATGGTATATTATAAATTTGAGATTGAACGCATAGCCAAAGTTGCTTTTGATACGGCAATGCTACGTAAAAAACAGGTTTGTCTTGTAGATAAAGCAAATGTGCTTGAGACAAGCCAGCTATGGCGTGAAGTTGTAAACGAAGTATCCAAAAGTTATCCTGAGGTAAAAGTTGATTTTATGTATGTAGATAATGCCGCAATGCAGATAGTAAGAAATCCGCGCCAATTTGACGTTATTTTGACTGAGAATTTATTCGGAGATATTCTAAGTGATGAAGCCAGTATGGTATGCGGATCTATAGGACTTCTTCCAAGCGCTAGCATAGGAGGCAAGGTCGGAATTTATGAGCCTATTCATGGTTCCGCTCCTGATATTGCAGGGCAAGGAATTGCTAATCCTATTGCTACTATTTTAAGTGCCGCTATGCTTTTAAGATACTCTTTGGGTGAAAAAGAGGCTGCAAACAGTATAGAAAATGCAGTTAAAATGGCTTTGGCTGAAGGCTATAGGACAAAAGATATAGCTGATTTTGGTGCTAAAGAGATATGTACCACAAGCGAGATGGGCGGAATAATAGCTAAATTTATAGGAAAACAGTGA
- a CDS encoding 3-isopropylmalate dehydratase small subunit gives MNKVWKFGDNIDTDIIIAARYLNTSDEKELAKHIMEDADPCFSTKISKGDIVVAGENFGCGSSREHAPIALKAAGIGAVIAKSYARIFYRNSFNTGLLILEVKETDEIDEGDELKIDVDSGVILNLTTSKEYKFSPIPPFMQELLKSGGLIEYAKTRI, from the coding sequence ATGAATAAAGTTTGGAAATTTGGCGACAATATCGATACAGATATAATTATTGCCGCAAGATATTTAAATACATCTGACGAGAAAGAATTAGCAAAACATATCATGGAAGATGCCGATCCTTGTTTTAGCACAAAAATTTCAAAAGGCGATATTGTAGTGGCTGGTGAAAATTTTGGTTGTGGAAGCTCCAGGGAACATGCTCCTATTGCCCTTAAAGCAGCTGGAATAGGCGCTGTAATAGCTAAGTCTTATGCGAGAATTTTTTATAGAAATAGCTTTAATACAGGTCTTTTAATCCTAGAGGTAAAAGAAACCGATGAGATAGATGAGGGTGATGAGCTTAAGATAGATGTTGATAGCGGCGTTATCTTAAACTTAACTACAAGCAAAGAGTATAAATTTAGCCCGATTCCGCCATTTATGCAAGAACTTTTAAAAAGTGGCGGATTAATAGAATATGCAAAAACGAGGATATAA
- a CDS encoding YgaP family membrane protein: MLSKKNRIMRVILGVLLMAGIWIFFKSYWALIGLIPIIVGITGFCPACALLGRCSLKR, encoded by the coding sequence ATGCTAAGTAAAAAAAATAGAATCATGAGAGTTATTTTGGGTGTTTTGCTGATGGCTGGTATTTGGATTTTCTTTAAAAGCTATTGGGCTTTAATAGGATTGATACCTATCATAGTTGGCATTACAGGTTTTTGTCCTGCTTGCGCACTTCTTGGCAGATGCTCTTTGAAAAGATAA
- a CDS encoding Crp/Fnr family transcriptional regulator, whose protein sequence is MLNEEDIKFLDDNFLSQFEICEEDKKIIFQRSMVKVFKKDEIIYTKDGCKGFIMLKNGNLRAYIASSNFKEITVFSLNKNECCILCSSCVKNSFEVEINLQAYEDTDIILIPVDAYKILRDKYPDVMNYTLSLVSTRFASVINVMEQALFLPLVERIRNFLSQNAKNSNIKITHEQLANHIGSAREAVSRVLKEMEREGEIVQKRGVITFKNN, encoded by the coding sequence ATGCTAAATGAAGAAGATATTAAATTTTTAGATGATAATTTTCTTTCTCAGTTTGAAATTTGTGAAGAAGACAAAAAAATTATATTTCAAAGGAGCATGGTAAAAGTCTTTAAAAAAGATGAAATTATATACACCAAAGATGGATGCAAAGGCTTTATAATGCTAAAAAACGGAAATCTAAGAGCATATATAGCATCAAGCAACTTTAAAGAGATAACCGTTTTTAGCTTAAATAAAAATGAGTGTTGTATATTGTGTTCATCTTGTGTTAAAAATTCTTTTGAAGTAGAGATAAATTTACAGGCCTACGAAGATACTGATATTATCCTGATTCCAGTAGATGCTTATAAAATTTTAAGAGATAAATATCCAGATGTAATGAATTATACTTTAAGTCTCGTATCAACTAGATTTGCAAGTGTCATAAATGTGATGGAACAGGCTTTGTTTTTGCCTCTGGTTGAACGCATTAGAAATTTTTTAAGCCAAAATGCCAAAAATTCAAATATAAAAATCACTCACGAGCAACTTGCAAATCATATAGGAAGTGCTAGAGAGGCCGTATCAAGAGTGCTAAAAGAGATGGAAAGAGAAGGTGAAATAGTTCAAAAAAGAGGCGTAATTACTTTTAAAAATAATTAA
- a CDS encoding SLAC1 anion channel family protein yields MDQVDITKNQISKISNFPIMLYAVVMGLGGLTLAYEKLNLAVQISDFLFEILRLITSLVFVIITIIYSIKIIKYKEEIKAEINHPIKINFFAAFAISLFLLAALWRDIGTLHSVLFYIALIFQTFFTFYVIAFWINKNMLINHSNPAWFIPIVGNLIVVIASESKSEFLWYYFSIGVFFWIVLFTIIFYRIIFHDQLAQKFMPTLFIFIAPPAVAFLGYMKLTGSFDAFAHILLNLTLFFVGLIFFMYKNFMKLKFFLSWWAFTFPTAAASIAFIRAYELNKGDIFLCFGILAFIFLLFFIGIVGYFTVKAIKNSEICVAE; encoded by the coding sequence ATGGATCAAGTAGACATAACAAAAAATCAAATTTCTAAAATATCCAATTTTCCAATTATGCTATATGCCGTTGTAATGGGACTCGGAGGACTTACATTAGCATATGAAAAACTAAATTTAGCAGTTCAAATATCCGATTTTTTATTTGAAATTTTACGCTTAATAACAAGTCTCGTATTTGTCATTATCACAATAATTTATAGCATTAAAATAATAAAATACAAAGAAGAGATCAAGGCTGAAATAAACCATCCAATTAAGATTAATTTCTTTGCTGCATTTGCAATATCACTGTTTTTGCTAGCAGCTTTATGGCGAGATATTGGCACCTTACACTCTGTTTTATTCTATATAGCGCTGATATTTCAAACATTTTTTACGTTTTACGTGATAGCTTTTTGGATAAACAAAAATATGCTCATCAACCACTCAAATCCAGCTTGGTTCATACCTATAGTAGGGAATTTAATAGTTGTGATAGCAAGCGAAAGCAAAAGCGAATTTTTATGGTATTACTTCTCCATAGGAGTCTTTTTCTGGATAGTCTTATTTACTATTATATTTTATAGAATTATCTTTCATGATCAGTTAGCTCAGAAATTTATGCCTACTCTATTTATATTTATCGCTCCTCCGGCTGTGGCATTTTTAGGCTATATGAAGCTAACCGGGAGCTTTGATGCATTTGCACATATACTCTTAAATTTGACACTATTTTTCGTAGGTCTTATATTTTTTATGTATAAAAATTTTATGAAGCTTAAATTTTTCCTATCATGGTGGGCGTTTACCTTCCCTACCGCTGCCGCTAGTATAGCGTTTATAAGAGCTTACGAGCTTAATAAAGGCGATATTTTCTTATGTTTTGGAATTTTAGCTTTTATATTCTTGCTGTTTTTTATAGGAATAGTTGGATATTTCACAGTAAAAGCAATCAAAAATAGTGAAATTTGCGTAGCTGAATAA
- a CDS encoding LysE family translocator — protein sequence MNYLLFIATFFPISFMPGINMTLALSIGLSVGYFRALPMILGQLLSVGIVAFLCILGAAAIMIKYEFIFMIIKICGAIYIIYIGTMLFFSRGKLTLHRYNGEMSKISLFMHGMIISISNPKAWIFFAAILPPFIDRQDPFGDGTYLIVVLLLVIEFISLSIYAIGGAVLKRLLLNHLRILEVFTALLMCSIGILMIAG from the coding sequence GTGAACTATCTTTTGTTTATAGCCACATTTTTTCCTATTAGTTTTATGCCTGGTATTAATATGACTTTAGCTTTAAGCATAGGTCTTAGCGTAGGCTACTTTAGGGCATTACCTATGATTTTGGGTCAGCTCTTATCTGTTGGCATTGTGGCTTTTTTATGTATTTTAGGCGCTGCTGCTATTATGATAAAGTATGAGTTTATATTTATGATTATAAAAATTTGCGGTGCTATTTATATTATCTATATTGGTACAATGCTGTTTTTTAGTAGAGGCAAACTGACTTTGCATCGATACAATGGAGAGATGAGTAAGATTTCTTTATTTATGCACGGAATGATTATTAGCATATCAAATCCTAAAGCTTGGATATTTTTTGCCGCTATTTTACCGCCGTTCATTGATAGGCAAGATCCTTTTGGAGACGGAACTTATCTGATTGTGGTATTGCTTTTGGTTATAGAATTTATATCTCTTAGTATATATGCTATTGGTGGAGCAGTCCTGAAAAGACTGCTCTTAAATCATCTTAGAATTTTAGAAGTTTTTACGGCTTTGCTAATGTGTAGTATTGGAATTTTGATGATTGCAGGCTGA